A genomic segment from Propionibacteriaceae bacterium ZF39 encodes:
- a CDS encoding urea carboxylase-associated family protein, whose product MPAPAPSSDRRVTIPPFSGDVIEMLPGQILTIIDDEGGQVVDFFAESAADPDEVLSSGVTIDCNESLRLNVGHTLYSDRYRPMFELVEDTVGEHDLFHPCCRPEMYDHFYDNGAGHPSCLNNLNTALGRERSAITPVNLFMHTVIHPDMTISVEEPLSKAGDHVTLVARMPLRVALAACSVTESKCNSGRSTSITAIVSTPTADES is encoded by the coding sequence ATGCCCGCACCTGCTCCATCGTCCGATCGGCGTGTCACGATCCCACCGTTCTCCGGCGATGTCATCGAAATGCTTCCTGGCCAGATCCTGACCATCATCGACGATGAAGGCGGGCAGGTCGTCGACTTCTTCGCGGAGTCAGCCGCTGATCCCGATGAGGTTCTCTCGAGCGGCGTCACCATCGACTGCAATGAATCGCTCAGACTCAATGTCGGCCACACGCTCTACTCCGACCGTTATCGGCCCATGTTCGAACTCGTCGAGGACACGGTCGGAGAGCATGACCTGTTCCACCCCTGCTGCCGCCCGGAGATGTACGACCACTTCTACGACAACGGCGCCGGCCACCCGTCCTGCCTGAACAACCTCAACACGGCCCTGGGCCGAGAGCGCAGCGCCATCACGCCGGTCAACCTCTTCATGCACACAGTCATCCATCCCGACATGACCATTTCCGTCGAGGAGCCCCTGTCCAAGGCGGGCGACCACGTCACCCTGGTCGCCCGAATGCCTCTCCGCGTCGCCCTCGCCGCCTGCAGCGTCACCGAGAGCAAGTGCAACAGCGGACGCTCGACCTCCATCACCGCGATCGTGTCGACTCCCACCGCAGACGAAAGCTAG
- a CDS encoding tetratricopeptide repeat protein, whose translation MTSPIHDWEDRVADLWDRFDSLEPDEGIAAMRSLAAECPATDGRAAFELAGMYDSMGYEAEAGNAYEQALRLGLDEARHAQLAVQYGSTLRNLGRLDEAISILESAPAHESTGTAPRVVLALALHSAGRKDEALRVALEAQIDSLPRYQRSMRNYAAELTKPTASAARAAHST comes from the coding sequence GTGACGTCACCCATCCACGACTGGGAGGACCGTGTCGCCGACCTCTGGGATCGGTTCGATTCGCTCGAGCCCGACGAGGGCATCGCAGCGATGCGCAGCCTTGCGGCCGAATGCCCAGCCACCGACGGTCGCGCAGCCTTCGAACTCGCCGGGATGTATGACTCGATGGGCTACGAGGCCGAAGCCGGGAACGCGTACGAGCAAGCACTGAGGCTCGGGCTCGATGAGGCTCGTCACGCCCAACTCGCAGTCCAATACGGATCGACCTTGCGCAACCTGGGCCGCCTTGACGAGGCAATCAGCATCTTGGAATCTGCTCCGGCGCATGAGTCCACCGGTACTGCACCCCGTGTCGTGTTGGCCTTGGCTCTCCACAGCGCTGGACGCAAGGACGAAGCCCTGCGCGTCGCGCTCGAAGCCCAGATCGACAGCCTGCCTCGATACCAGCGCTCGATGCGCAACTACGCCGCTGAATTAACCAAGCCGACCGCTTCAGCGGCTCGCGCCGCTCATTCGACATAG
- a CDS encoding phage tail protein: MGHEIDFVNVSTAGLETSPHAEALAGLRANEARYFKNKYDHVFATVPAAETSEVVAWVERILAEERGLVIASPPLEVSVADVDGIDWIHVFYESGLGLNVLYTRADGGKRAVGFKLPDGMDAPEELNSFKWARQKSKLAGTIRGSYFVIKGEHPRS; this comes from the coding sequence ATGGGTCATGAGATCGACTTCGTGAATGTCTCGACTGCGGGACTGGAGACTTCGCCACACGCTGAGGCACTGGCCGGTCTGCGTGCCAACGAGGCGCGTTACTTCAAGAACAAGTACGACCACGTATTCGCGACTGTGCCGGCAGCCGAGACGTCCGAGGTCGTGGCGTGGGTGGAGCGCATTCTGGCCGAGGAACGTGGCCTGGTGATCGCCTCGCCGCCGCTGGAGGTCAGCGTGGCCGACGTCGACGGGATCGACTGGATCCACGTGTTCTATGAGTCCGGTCTCGGCCTCAACGTGCTCTACACGCGCGCAGACGGGGGCAAGCGAGCGGTGGGGTTCAAGCTGCCTGACGGCATGGACGCGCCCGAGGAGCTCAACTCGTTCAAGTGGGCACGGCAGAAGTCGAAGCTGGCCGGCACGATTCGCGGCTCATACTTCGTGATCAAGGGCGAGCACCCCAGGTCATGA